GCCTGAGGGACCGTCCCAAGCCCATAACTTCGGGCAAGAAGCATAATAGTGTTCAGAAAGCAGCCAATGTCCAATGCGATATAAAAATTGAGTTCGAATTCCGTAGTGATGAATACAGCCGTAGGAGCTCCAAAAAACTCGAAGTTCCTAAGCATGAACTTATCCCTCGCTTCCTTATCCTTTCTTTCGATCCCGGCAGCACCATAAATCTTCATACCAAGATCGAACATCCTACGCTTAGCATCCGCAGGAAAACCTGTGGGCCAAATCGTATCAGGCACAGGCGTTTCTGATTGTTTTGCCCTTTCTTGTAGGAGCTCCGCCATCCTATCCCGTTTCGCTCCACTTACTACATGCACCTTCCAAGGTTGGCTGTTTTTCCAGCTCGGGGCCCGAAGAGACTTAGAGAATAATTCCTTTAAGACAGAATCTTCTACAGGTTTGGAAAGATAGTCCCTGATGCTATGGCGGGTTAAAATCGCTTCTTCCACACTGGAAGCAATTCCTGAAATATCAATGGATTCGGTTTCTGAAGATAAAGAAGACATATAGACCTCCGATTTAGACTTGCATTTTAAGAAATTTCGGGCTTTCTGGAATAAGAAGGTTCCGAACAGACAAGTCTGTCTGTTATTCGATCTCAGGAAGAAAAAAATGTCAACCAAAGAAAAAGGGGTAAAAGATAGGATTTTGGAAACCGCAGTCAGGCTTTTCCAAACCCAAGGTTATGGAAATACAGGGATCAACCAGATCATCCAAGAATCCCAGACTGCCAAAGCCAGCTTTTACGATTACTACCCTTCCAAAGACCTATTAGGAAAGGCATACATAGAATTTTACGGAAAAGAACAACTTGTCCTATTAGAAAAACTGCAATCCAGATCAGAGAATGCTCGGGACTTTATAGAAGCATGGACCCATATACTCAGAAGACAGACCAGAAATAGTGAATTCGCAGGTTGTCCTATGGCAAACACCGCCGCACAAATTGCGTCCACCTCACCTTCTATCTCCGAAGAAGTCAAAAAATTGGCCCTGAGAACAGTGGACTTGCTATCCGTCTATTTAAAGGAAATGCAGAAGAAGGGACAGATCCCTAAGAATGCGGACACACAATCCTTAGCACGAAAGATATTCGCATCTTACGAAGGAGTATTGCAGATCTGGAAACTGACCGGAAAAATTTCCGCGTTAGACGATTTGCCTGAGATGGTAGAAGCGATTATTAAAAGTTCGGGGAAGAAGTGAAAGACCTGGCAGAATTCCCACCAGGTCCAGAAAGAGTGGTTAGTTTGAATATGTTACAGTAGTTGCAATCTCAGAAGTTCCTACGATGTAAAGTAGGAAATAATAAGACCCTGCTACTGT
The Leptospira johnsonii genome window above contains:
- a CDS encoding nitroreductase, producing the protein MSSLSSETESIDISGIASSVEEAILTRHSIRDYLSKPVEDSVLKELFSKSLRAPSWKNSQPWKVHVVSGAKRDRMAELLQERAKQSETPVPDTIWPTGFPADAKRRMFDLGMKIYGAAGIERKDKEARDKFMLRNFEFFGAPTAVFITTEFELNFYIALDIGCFLNTIMLLARSYGLGTVPQAALSAFPEVVRKELGLAESEKVVCGLSLGYPKPDSVLNKFHTPREEVSDLVKFYT
- a CDS encoding TetR/AcrR family transcriptional regulator, whose amino-acid sequence is MSTKEKGVKDRILETAVRLFQTQGYGNTGINQIIQESQTAKASFYDYYPSKDLLGKAYIEFYGKEQLVLLEKLQSRSENARDFIEAWTHILRRQTRNSEFAGCPMANTAAQIASTSPSISEEVKKLALRTVDLLSVYLKEMQKKGQIPKNADTQSLARKIFASYEGVLQIWKLTGKISALDDLPEMVEAIIKSSGKK